The stretch of DNA CGACCGCATTGCCACTGCATTCACTTGCTGTAGCCCATACTGAAGCTGCGTTCCATTGCGTGTCATTTTCACATAAATAATAATAGCCTTGAGGATCTTCATCACCCTGCATAACCCAGGTACATTTGCCAAATGCGCCGAGGAATCCTGCAAAACTGAGATTGATGCTAAATAGAAAGAGTAAGCAAATTAAGCTTATACGGCAAAATTTTCCGATGGTCATGCTATTTTCCCTAATTTCATCCACCCCTATACTAGTAATAGTTCTAAAGTTGGGGAAATGCAAACAGAAGTTTCGCGCTAAAAATGCGAAGCTCCTGATAAATAAAATGCTGCAAGCCTACCGCGAGTATCCCTTTAAAATGGATAGGCCATTCTTTTTTAACAGTGAATGTGCCTGCTAAGAAAATCCAAAATGATGACTCAGTCCAATAAAGGTAATACATACCCAAAGTAGCCAAGGAATATAGTAAGGATATTGTTGGTGTAAACGCTGATACCAACCGTGAAAGAATTTTAAAGTAAGCCAATATAGCAATAAACTGGTAAAAAATAACCCCAGTGCTATCCCCAAAGTTTTACCAATCACTAAGCTTTGCGGGTGGGCAAAAGAAACTTCACGAAAATTCCCAATAGCATTAGGTAAAAAATCTTGAAAAAAAAATCCCACTAAACCACTGGCAATTAAAATCAAAATCCAATTACAATACTGTTTCGTTTGAGTTGTCATGTTTCACCCAGGATAAAAAAATGTTATTAGCGATTGATATTGGTAATAGCAATATTGTATTTGGCGTGCACGATCAAAAAACGTGGTTGCGTCAGTGGCGAATTGCCACGCATCATCATTACATGCCAGATGAATATGCCGTTCTCTTCATCCAATTATTTCATGAAGCCAATTTGCATTTCCAGCAATTCAAGCAAATTATTATCAGCAGTGTGGTGCCGCCAGTTACTCCTATTATTAAACACATGATTGAAACCCGCACCTCGCGACAACCTCATGTTCTTACCCATGAAAGCGATAGTGGAATTGCCATAAAAGTTAATCCACCGTCGATTATTGGCAGCGATCTGATCGCCAATGCGGTAGCAGCATATCACCTGTGTCAGCAAAATTGTATTGTTGTCGATTTTGGCACCGCTACGACCTTAATGTGCGTAGAAAAACCTGGCATTTTATTAGGTGGCGCCATTACGCCCGGATTGCAAACCATGAGCTTTGCCCTCACACAGCAAACATCACAACTGCCCACCATTGAATTATCTAGACCTAAAAAAATCATCGGCAACGATACCATCAGCGCCATGCAAACCGGTTTAGTACTAGGACATTTAGGCATGGTGGATTTTTTAATCGAACAATTAAAAACAGAATTACCCAATGCCATTACCATTGCCACAGGAGGGCTTGCCAATAAAATTGCCCAAGATGCTAAATACATCGATCGTGTTGAAACATGGTTGACGTTAGATGGATTGCGGTTAGTGGCTGAAAGAATATGACAGACTTGAACACTAGAGCTTGTTGATGATTCGCTATAGCTTAACTTAGCTCGTTGATTTTGAGTACTAGCACAATTTACACAAAGTAAATGAGCAAAGGAACACAAAAAAGTAACGAGAAACAGCCAGCAGAGTAGAATTGTCAACACCACCTAGTAATCAATTCATATAAAAGGTGTAGTATTAATGGATAATCATTATGCAAACAGCTGGGAATTATATAAAATTCATAGCCAACAGTTTGATGAAGATTTCAATTATTATTTGGAATTTTGTAAAGGACATCAAACTTTAGAACTTTTTGCAGGATATGGAAGGTTATCGAATTTTTTAAAAAAGAATGGTATTGATATTGAAACAGTAGAGTTAGAGCCTAACCTTGCAAAAAGTATATTATTACCAAAGAAAAAAAATCATGTTTGTGATGTACTAGAATTCAAATCCAGAAAAACTTTTTCGAGAATTATAGCTGGTTATAATTCTTTTTGCTTACTTACTCAAGAAGATCAAATAAAAACCTTTTTTCAAAAGCTTTCATCACTATTATCTAAAAATGGACTAGCCTCAC from Legionellales bacterium encodes:
- a CDS encoding type III pantothenate kinase, encoding MLLAIDIGNSNIVFGVHDQKTWLRQWRIATHHHYMPDEYAVLFIQLFHEANLHFQQFKQIIISSVVPPVTPIIKHMIETRTSRQPHVLTHESDSGIAIKVNPPSIIGSDLIANAVAAYHLCQQNCIVVDFGTATTLMCVEKPGILLGGAITPGLQTMSFALTQQTSQLPTIELSRPKKIIGNDTISAMQTGLVLGHLGMVDFLIEQLKTELPNAITIATGGLANKIAQDAKYIDRVETWLTLDGLRLVAERI